A single region of the Oncorhynchus keta strain PuntledgeMale-10-30-2019 chromosome 4, Oket_V2, whole genome shotgun sequence genome encodes:
- the LOC118373546 gene encoding myomesin-1-like isoform X7 codes for MNKDSLMHAPEFVIKPRSHTVWEKQCVRLHCTVSGWPDPRVVWYKNNVTIDPMAHPGKYKLESSYNVHSLEINRCDFDDTAQYRVSAMNSKGELSSFASIVVKRFKGEVEEALPMPRHGLISEYGITFDTHIVDGFGVSFGREGETMSLGATVIISPNLARYQPEVQWYRDDVLLQPSKWCHMHWSGDKATLTLTHLNKEDEGLYTLRITTKSKYETYSAYVFVRDADAEVEGAPGAPLDVKCQDANKDYVIVTWKQPAVDGGSSILGYFVDRCEVGTTHWSQCNDTPIKFARFPVTGLVEGRSYTFRVRAVNKSGMSRPSRVSEVVAAMDPADRARMRGTSAPWTGQIIVTEEEPAEGVVPGKPKELEVTEATKNYVVLSWKPPGERGHEGIMYYVEKCVSGTDTWQRVNTEIPVKSPRFALFDLAEGKAYSFRVRCCNSAGVGEPSEATEATTVGDKLDIPSAPGRVVPTRNTDTSVVVSWEASRDAKELVGYYIEASIVGSNKFEPCNNKPVKGTRFICHGLVTGESYVFRVKALNAAGLSECSQESEAIEVKAAIGGGIPHASPTPPYGISVLECVRDSMVLAWKQPTFIGGADITGYFVDYREVINGVPGTWHEANVKSVSDRAYRVSDLKENRKYQFQVRAANMAGVGIPSLPSGTFVCEEWTIAVPGPPHDLQVTEVRANTLVLLYKPPVYQGRDPVNGFYIDIKEADAEEEAWRGVNEKAVLTNYMKIKILKEGETYVFRVRAQNKAGVGKASEPTEPVLAETKPGTTEIVVDVDDDGEISMNFACSNLTPDSKFVWSKNYEEITDDTRITVATSGGKSKANFNMLAEDDIGIYSCAVTHTDGACSSYTLSAEELKKLLELSHDHKFPIIPLKTELAVELQEKGRIRFWLQAEKISANGKIEYVFNDNSLSQGEKYKMNFNKDTGVIEMIMDSLLPEDEGTFTFQLQDGKATNQSSLVLIGDVFKGLQKESAFMRKEWHRKQGPHFVEYLSYEVTPECCVILKCKVGNIKKETVALWYKDGREVKGDEKLTFTEGVLKLEIAQISKKDAGVYEIVLKDDRGQDTSTLNLTEQGFRDLMNEVFSNIANSSTALKIQSTDEGIRLYSFVSYYNEALQVTWHHKDSAIAFTDRIKSGVVGEQLWLQITEPTEKDKGKYAIEFHDGKGGLKRTVELSGQAFDDAYAEFQRLKAAAIAERNRARVAGGLPDVVTIQELKALNLTCNISGEPLPEVVWLKNEREIVSDGHYVMKLEAGKYASFTITTVNTADSGKYSILVKNKYGTESADFTLVVTEGKGDLGVTSYLTDADGNVIIGCKSRPTTPTERRKSVTGKKMQKRKDSVILQKPPEEKEGKKKEEKKMEDKTDALPKTTDKKKAAPAVASRVGKQETLQQPTTTADEAKPDDVPTSEKPAEKPQINKGKNDQDE; via the exons ATGAACAAGGATAGCCTGATGCACGCCCCAGAGTTTGTGATTAAGCCTCGCTCCCACACGGTGTGGGAGAAGCAGTGTGTCAGGCTGCACTGTACTGTCTCTGGGTGGCCAGACCCACGGGTTGTCTG GTACAAAAACAATGTGACAATCGACCCAATGGCCCACCCAGGCAAGTATAAGCTAGAGAGCAGCTACAACGTGCACTCATTGGAGATCAACAG atgTGATTTCGATGATACTGCACAGTATCGTGTTTCTGCCATGAACAGCAAGGGAGAGCTCTCCTCCTTTGCCTCCATCGTTGTTAAGA GATtcaaaggagaggtagaggaggctcTCCCCATGCCTAGAC ATGGCCTGATCTCTGAGTATGGCATCACCTTTGATACCCACATCGTGGACGGGTTTGGCGTGTCGTTCGGACGGGAGGGCGAGACCATGAGCCTGGGCGCCACAGTCATCATCTCCCCCAACCTGGCACGCTACCAGCCTGAAGTTCAGTGGTACAGAGATG aTGTTCTTCTGCAGCCCTCCAAGTGGTGTCACATGCACTGGAGTGGAGACAAGGCCACGCTGACCCTGACACACCTGAACAAGGAGGACGAGGGTCTCTACACCCTGCGCATCACCACCAAGTCTAAATACGAGACCTACTCGGCTTACGTCTTTGTCAGAG ATGCCGATGCGGAGGTGGAGGGAGCCCCTGGCGCCCCTCTGGATGTGAAGTGTCAGGACGCCAATAAGGATTACGTCATCGTGACCTGGAAGCAGCCGGCTGTGGACGGTGGCAGCTCCATCCTGGGCTACTTTGTGGACAG GTGTGAGGTTGGCACCACCCACTGGAGCCAGTGCAACGACACGCCCATCAAGTTTGCCCGTTTCCCCGTGACCGGGTTGGTGGAGGGGCGCTCCTACACATTCCGTGTGCGTGCCGTCAACAAGTCTGGCATGAGCCGGCCATCCCGTGTCTCTGAGGTGGTGGCAGCCATGGATCCTGCCGACCGCGCGCGAATGAGAG GTACCTCTGCACCCTGGACCGGCCAGATCATTGTCACTGAGGAGGAGCCTGCAG AGGGCGTGGTCCCCGGCAAACCCAAAGAACTGGAGGTCACCGAGGCCACCAAGAACTATGTGGTCCTGAGCTGGAAACCCCCTGGGGAGAGAGGCCACGAGGGTATCATGTACTATGTGGAGAAG tgtgtgtcagGCACAGACACCTGGCAGAGGGTGAACACTGAGATCCCAGTGAAGTCTCCTCGCTTTGCCCTGTTTGATCTGGCGGAGGGAAAGGCCTACAGCTTCCGTGTGCGCTGCTGCAACTCCGCCGGCGTTGGCGAGCCATCAGAAGCCACCGAGGCCACCACTGTCGGGGACAAGCTGG ATATCCCGTCTGCCCCAGGCCGTGTGGTTCCCaccaggaacacagacacatccGTGGTTGTGTCCTGGGAGGCTTCCAGGGACGCTAAGGAGCTGGTGGGATACTACATCGAAGCCAGCATCGTGGGTAGCAACAAGTTTGAGCCATGTAACAACAAGCCTGTCAAAGGCACCAG GTTTATCTGTCACGGTCTGGTGACAGGAGAGAGCTACGTGTTCAGAGTGAAGGCACTGAACGCCGCTGGGCTCAGCGAGTGTTCTCAGGAGTCTGAGGCTATTGAGGTGAAGGCTGCTATTG GGGGCGGTATTCCTCATG CGTCCCCTACTCCACCCTATGGCATTAGCGTTCTGGAGTGCGTGCGGGACTCTATGGTGCTGGCCTGGAAGCAGCCCACCTTCATCGGAGGCGCTGACATCACCGGCTACTTCGTGGACTACCGTGAGGTCATCAATGGGGTGCCAGGGACATGGCACGAGGCCAACGTCAAGTCTGTCAGCGACAGAGCCTACAGA gtgTCTGACTTGAAGGagaacaggaagtaccagttcCAGGTGCGTGCTGCCAACATGGCAGGCGTGGGCATCCCTTCTCTGCCCAGTGGAACATTTGTCTGTGAGGAGTGGACCATTGCTGTGCCAG GACCTCCCCATGATCTGCAGGTGACAGAGGTGCGCGCCAACACTCTGGTGTTGCTTTATAAGCCACCAGTGTACCAGGGCCGTGACCCAGTCAACGGGTTCTACATTGACATCAAAGAGGCTGATGCTGAGGAGGAGGCTTGGAGAGGAGTCAACGAGAAGGCTGTCCTCACTAACTACATGAAG ATTAAGATTCTAAAGGAGGGGGAGACCTATGTGTTCCGTGTGCGTGCTCAGAATAAGGCAGGTGTGGGAAAGGCCTCTGAGCCCACAGAACCAGTCCTGGCCGAAACCAAACCAG gCACTACGGAGATTGTTGTGGacgttgatgatgatggagagatcTCCATGAACTTTGCCTGCTCCAACCTGACTCCAGACTCCAAATTTGTGTGGTCAAAGAACTACGAAGAGATCACAGACGATACTCGTATTACTGTGGCGACCAGTGGGGggaa GTCCAAAGCCAACTTCAATATGCTTGCGGAGGATGACATCGGCATTTACTCTTGTGCTGTCACCCACACCGATGGTGCTTGCTCCAGCTACACTCTCTCAGCAGAGG AGTTGAAGAAACTGCTGGAGCTCAGCCACGACCACAAATTCCCCA TTATTCCATTAAAGACAGAGCTGGCTGTGGAGCTGCAGGAGAAGGGCAGAATTCGCTTCTGGCTGCAGGCTGAGAAGATCTCTGCTAATGGCAAAATAGAATATGTGTTTAACGACAACAGTCTCTCCCAGGGAGAG AAATACAAGATGAACTTCAACAAGGACACAGGTGTGATTGAGATGATCATGGATTCTCTGCTCCCAGAGGACGAGGGAACCTTCACCTTCCAGCTGCAGGACGGAAAAGCAACCAACCAGTCCAGCCTGGTGCTGATTGGAGATG TGTTCAAGGGGCTGCAGAAGGAGTCTGCGTTCATGCGCAAAGAATGGCACAGAAAGCAAG GTCCTCACTTTGTGGAGTATCTGAGTTATGAAGTGACCCCAGAATGTTGTGTTATCCTGAAATGCAAG GTTGGGAACATAAAGAAAGAGACTGTTGCATTGTGGTACAAGGATGGGCGCGAGGTCAAGGGAGATGAGAAACTCACCTTCACCGAGGGAGTGCTCAAACTGGAGATTGCTCAG ATCTCAAAGAAGGATGCCGGTGTCTATGAGATTGTTCTGAAGGATGACAGAGGGCAGGACACATCCACGTTGAATCTGACAGAACAAG GTTTCAGGGACTTGATGAATGAAGTGTTCAGTAATATTG CCAACTCCTCCACTGCACTGAAGATCCAGAGCACAGACGAGGGCATCAGACTCTACTCCTTTGTCAGTTACTACAACGAGGCGCTCCAGGTCACCTGGCACCACAA GGATTCAGCAATAGCCTTCACAGACCGCATTAAGAGTGGTGTGGTGGGAGAGCAGCTGTGGCTACAGATCACAGAGCCCACAGAGAAAGACAAGGGCAAATACGCCATCGAGTTCCATGATGGAAAGGGCGGTCTGAAGAGGACTGTAGAGCTGTCTGGCCAGG CATTTGATGACGCATATGCAGAATTCCAGAGGCTCAA AGCGGCCGCTATTGCAGAGAGAA ATCGTGCTCGCGTGGCAGGAGGCCTGCCTGATGTCGTCACCATACAGGAGTTAAAG GCCCTGAACCTGACCTGTAACATTTCGGGCGAACCCCTGCCTGAGGTCGTCTGGCTGAAGAACGAGAGGGAGATTGTGTCTGATGGCCACTACGTTATGAAGCTCGAGGCGGGCAAGTACGCCAGCTTCACCATCACAACGGTGAACACGGCAGACTCGGGCAAGTACAGCATCCTGGTGAAGAACAAGTACGGCACAGAGAGCGCCGACTTCACC